A part of Gadus morhua chromosome 17, gadMor3.0, whole genome shotgun sequence genomic DNA contains:
- the rela gene encoding transcription factor p65, with protein MITDAVYGWGQPSPISNQQPSKPYLEIIEQPKARGMRFRYKCEGRSAGSIPGEKTNDTTKTHPAIRVNNYSGPLRVRISLVTKNAPHKPHPHELVGKDCKHGYYEADLQARRVHSFQNLGIQCVKKKDVTEAITCRLQTNNNPYNIPEAKVWEEEFDLNAVRLCVQATVTLPTGETLSLEPVVSQPIYDNRAPNTAELKICRVNKHSGSCKGGDEIFLLCDKVQKEDIEVRFFKDSWEGKGSFSQADVHRQVAIVFRTPAYHDDNLGGPVHVKMQLRRPSDREVSEPMDFQYLPADPDEYRLMEKRKRTGEILQSLKISNIMPIVSNPQERRQIAAPRRTVQAKAPTMAVASGMNPVVRPMAGVAKPPQQQQQQQPASSFSYIQPGQLFSVPPKVESTPASASSVSQLWNTAPLPKVPHALLPSYTTSSALCQPSPFSTAANTEFSTVNLSDLVDMSYPTFSVIATAAASSSSSSTSTSTSSSQQQQQPAPCSSSQFRVEDIPEFPSFSNGSILDGIMDDFEELLSQKLQAEGGIGGAPGGPAHPALPQHQHQHQHQHQQQQHHHLQHQQPAGPSSSSASSTSSSSQNNNSTPGSSQTPTDPGAMPGCTWMNYPNSIVNLLQSEGMMPGSPGPACQNPMLLEDFDMLTSADEERLMSLLKE; from the exons ATGATCACGGACG CGGTGTATGGTTGGGGTCAGCCGTCTCCGATCAGCAACCAACAACCAA GTAAGCCCTACCTGGAGATCATTGAACAGCCCAAGGCCAGGGGCATGCGCTTCCGCTACAAGTGTGAGGGGCGCTCGGCCGGGAGCATCCCCGGGGAGAAGACCAACGACACCACCAAGACGCACCCCGCCATCAGG GTGAACAACTACAGCGGGCCGCTGCGTGTCCGCATCTCCCTGGTAACTAAGAATGCCCCGCACAAGCCCCACCCCCACGAGCTGGTGGGGAAGGACTGCAAGCACGGCTACTACGAGGCGGACCTGCAGGCCAGGCGCGTCCACAg TTTTCAGAACCTGGGCATTCAGTGTGTGAAGAAGAAAGATGTGACTGAGGCCATCACTTGCAGGCTACAGACCAACAACAACCCCTACAACA TTCCGGAGGCTAAAGTGTGGGAGGAGGAGTTTGACCTGAACgcggtgcgtctgtgtgtccagGCCACCGTCACCCTGCCCACCGGGGAGACGCTCAGCCTCGAGCCCGTCGTCTCACAGCCCATCTATGACAACc GTGCCCCCAACACAGCAGAGCTGAAGATCTGCAGGGTTAATAAGCACTCTGGGAGCTGCAAGGGAGGAGATGAGATCTTCCTGCTGTGTGACAAAGTGCAGAAAG AGGACATCGAGGTGCGCTTCTTCAAGGACTCGTGGGAGGGCAAGGGCAGCTTCTCGCAGGCCGACGTCCACCGGCAGGTGGCCATCGTGTTCCGCACGCCCGCCTACCACGACGACAACCTGGGCGGGCCCGTCCACGTCAAGATGCAGCTCCGCCGGCCCTCGGACCGCGAGGTCAGCGAGCCCATGGACTTCCAGTACCTCCCCGCTGACCCCG ATGAGTACCGGCTGATGGAGAAGAGGAAACGCACGGGAGAAATTCTCCAGAGCTTGAAGATAAGCAACATAATGCCCATTG TCTCCAATCCCCAGGAGAGACGGCAGATCGCCGCGCCGAGGAGAACGGTCCAGGCCAAAGCGCCCACGATGGCCGTAGCTTCAG GCATGAACCCTGTGGTCCGTCCCATGGCCGGAGTTGCCAAGCccccccagcaacagcagcaacagcagccggcctcctccttctcctacaTCCAGCCGGGACAGCTCTTCTCCGTCCCCCCCAAGGTGGAGTCCACCCcggcctccgcctcctccgtcAGCCAGCTGTGGAACACGGCCCCCCTGCCCAAGGTCCCCCACGCGCTGCTGCCCTCGTACACCACCAGCTCCGCCCTGTGtcagccctcccccttctccaccGCCGCCAACACAGAGTTCTCCACCGTCAACCTCTCCGACCTGGTGGACATGTCCTACCCCACCTTCTCCGTCATCGCCacggccgccgcctcctcctcctcctcctccacctccacctccacctcctcctcacagcagcagcagcagcccgccccctgctcctcctcccagttCCGGGTGGAGGACATCCCAGAGTTCCCGAGCTTCAGCAACGGGAGCATCCTGGACGGCATCATGGACGACTTTGAGGAGCTGCTGAGCCAGAAGCTTCAGGCTGAGGGGGGCATCGGCGGGGCACCCGGCGGTCCAGCCCACCCCGCCCTgccccagcaccagcaccagcaccagcaccaacaccaacaacaacaacaccaccacctgcagcaccagcagcccgcgggcccctcctcttcctccgcctcctccacctcctcctcctcccagaacaacaacagcacTCCCGGCAGCAGCCAGACTCCCACGGACCCCGGCGCCATGCCCGGGTGCACGTGGATGAACTACCCCAACAGCATCGTCAACCTGCTGCAGAGCGAGGGCATGATGCCCGGCTCCCCGGGCCCGGCCTGCCAAAACCCCATGCTGCTGGAGGACTTTGACATGCTGACGTCGGCCGACGAGGAGCGCTTGATGTCCCTCCTGAAGGAGTGA
- the c17h11orf68 gene encoding UPF0696 protein C11orf68 homolog produces MEEEDVLPVAAVESAPAIPDPEVFAADGFAAEAMAADLDPWIVFDSRKTPKAEFEDWLESNRPSQVSRYGDEDSGKGPVGWIAVTGPEHCPNNADVVGLQESWDKLLASGRPINFQTVKELALNHSVLSGKWLMHLEAGFKLEQAWECVARATLDGKMWQVKVSPNNPHSDSKQVICVYNHNFTDEVEVMRLDTAIRSTGIKCSLSYKPDVYTYLGIYRNNRWKLCPTIYESKFNLECVPRRSLIMNKVTNLEVT; encoded by the coding sequence atggaggaggaggatgtgctGCCCGTGGCGGCTGTAGAGAGTGCGCCCGCAATCCCGGACCCCGAGGTCTTCGCCGCCGATGGCTTCGCCGCCGAGGCCATGGCAGCCGACCTGGACCCCTGGATCGTGTTCGACTCCCGCAAGACCCCCAAGGCGGAGTTCGAAGACTGGCTGGAGAGCAACCGCCCCTCACAGGTCTCCCGCTACGGGGACGAAGACAGCGGCAAGGGCCCCGTGGGCTGGATCGCCGTCACGGGACCCGAACACTGCCCCAACAACGCGGACGTGGTGGGCCTCCAGGAGAGCTGGGACAAGCTGTTGGCCAGCGGGCGGCCCATCAACTTCCAGACGGTGAAGGAGCTGGCGCTGAATCACAGCGTCCTCTCGGGCAAGTGGCTGATGCACCTGGAGGCCGGCTTCAAGCTGGAGCAGGCCTGGGAGTGCGTGGCCCGGGCGACCCTCGACGGCAAGATGTGGCAGGTGAAGGTGAGCCCCAACAACCCGCACTCGGACAGCAAGCAGGTGATCTGCGTCTACAACCACAACTTCACAGACGAAGTGGAGGTGATGCGGCTGGACACGGCCATCCGCTCCACGGGCATCAAGTGCTCGCTGTCGTACAAGCCCGACGTGTACACCTACCTGGGCATCTACCGCAACAACCGCTGGAAGCTCTGCCCCACCATCTACGAGAGCAAGTTCAACCTGGAGTGCGTGCCGCGACGCTCGCTCATCATGAACAAAGTCACCAATCTGGAGGTGACATGA
- the drap1 gene encoding dr1-associated corepressor: MPSKKKKYNARFPPARIKKIMQTDEEIGKVAAAVPVIISRALELFLESLLTKACHVTQSRNAKTMTTSHLKQCIELEQQFDFLKDLVAAVPDMQGEGEENHTESGAGADKVPRRGRKPGSGRKNGGGASSKGKEKKLSGTESEQEDDSEDSETDGDEEDGSQSSTNMASRFHSPDAPPQYLHMANMAAVAPAPAPSMPDGPPPGPMPPGSFAPHPSMVGATPPAPPTSVPHKEAEDDDDDEDYDS; encoded by the exons ATGCCCAGTAAGAAGAAGAAGTACAACGCCAGGTTCCCCCCG GCAAGAATTAAGAAGATCATGCAGACCGATGAAGAAATAGGAAAAGTTGCCGCAGCCGTACCTGTAATAATCT CCAGAGCCCTGGAGCTTTTCCTGGAGTCGCTCCTCACAAAAGCCTGTCACGTCACCCAGTCACGGAATGCAAAGACCATGACCACGTCACACCT TAAGCAGTGCATTGAGCTGGAGCAGCAGTTTGACTTCCTGAAGGACCTGGTGGCCGCGGTGCCAGAcatgcagggggagggggaggagaaccATACAGAGAGTGGAGCGGGAGCAGACAAAGTCCCCCGCAG GGGCCGCAAGCCGGGCTCCGGGCGAAAGaacggaggaggagccagctCCAAGGGCAAGGAAAAGAAGCTGTCGGGCACAGAGTCGGAGCAGGAG GATGACTCTGAGGACAGTGAGACGGATGGGGACGAGGAGGACGGATCCCAGTCAAGCACAAACATGGCGTCACGCTTTCACAG CCCGGACGCCCCGCCCCAGTACCTGCACATGGCCAACATGGCGGCCgtggccccggccccggccccttCGATGCCAGACGGGCCCCCGCCGGGCCCCATGCCCCCGGGCTCCTtcgccccccacccctccatggtgggagccacgccccctgccccgcccaccAGCGTGCCGCACAAAGAAGcagaggacgacgacgacgatgaaGACTATGACTCttag